The window TGCCTTGAATGGAGCCCGTCCATGACCCTTCAAAAGCTTGTGCATGATTAAGGCATGAGAAAAAAAGGATGACCAGCCATAATGCGATGTTGAGTGTAGTTTTCATAGGTTGAGTTTTAAAGTTTTTCCAAAACTAGGAGACAGTTTCAAGCCACGGAAGTATATTATGACGAACGGTAAGCTGAAGATGACTAGCGGTTTTGTACGAGGGAATCACCCGGCCTTTTGAATTTGATGTTTTAAATCGGCTAATGGCTGTACTCCTGCACCTCGCCAGATTTGCTTGCCATTTTTAAAAATAAGGAATGCTGGAACACCGCGCACATTGAACTGGGCCGCAAGAGGCTGATTCTTATCCACATCTACTTTGATGATTTTCACTTGATCCCCTAGATCTTTTTTAAGTTCCTCTAACACAGGCATCATCGTCTGACATGGGCCACACCAGGTAGCATAAAAATCAACAAGCACTGGCACTTCCTGATCTACTATTTCACTGAACTTTGCCATAATGATAGTTTTTTACCAAATTACAAAATGTTCTATTTATGGATGAGTTATTAGAATGTCTTTTGTTTAGAAAGCATATTCTCCTGAAATGCCAATAGCACTAATCAAAACTTTATTTCTCTTTTCAACGTACACTTTTAGGCTCCAATTAGGATTCTATTGATTTCAAGGAGCCTGTAAAATATGTACCTTTACCTTGCTATGGAAGTACCACCACTAGAGGTTCAAATACAGACACTACCGCTATCTCCTGGAGTCTATTTGTATTTTGACAAGAACGACCGGCTCCTTTATGTAGGGAAAGCTAAAAAACTCAAAAAGCGAGTTTCCTCTTACTTTACGAAAAATCACGACAGCTATCGCATCAAGACGATGGTTCAAAAGATCTTTCGCATCGAGCACATCGTTGTTCAAACCGAGACAGATGCATTACTACTCGAGAATAGCTTGATCAAGTCCAGGTCTCCTAAATACAACATCATGTTGCGGGACGACAAAACTTATCCGTGGCTTTGTATCAAAAACGAACGCTTCCCTAGGATTTTCTTGACTAGAAAAATGATCAAGGATGGTAGTGAATATTTTGGACCTTATACCAGTGTTCGAACCGTGCGAACACTATTGGAATTAGTCAAATCCTTGTATCCAATTAGAACATGCAAATATGATTTACAGGAAGAAAAAATACAAGCAGGCAAATACAAGCTTTGCTTAGAATATCATATAGGAAATTGCAAGGGTCCTTGTGTTGCTCTTCAAACTGAAGCAGCATATAATAGAAATATCGAGGCTATTCGGAATATCGTAAAAGGAGATTTCAAAGATGCAGTGAACCATTTTCAAGGTTTAATGAAGGAAATGGCTTCTAACATGGAATTTGAAGAGGCTCAAATCA of the Nonlabens marinus S1-08 genome contains:
- the trxA gene encoding thioredoxin codes for the protein MAKFSEIVDQEVPVLVDFYATWCGPCQTMMPVLEELKKDLGDQVKIIKVDVDKNQPLAAQFNVRGVPAFLIFKNGKQIWRGAGVQPLADLKHQIQKAG